A single window of Thalassomonas viridans DNA harbors:
- the tssC gene encoding type VI secretion system contractile sheath large subunit → MSTEQEQGAAPEGEAQELSFLDRAVAATTQTAPDTTKELMSVLMDQALDGTVTWDKNLTKTIENAIAAIDGKLSKQLSAIMQQDKFQKLEGSWRGLNKLVKESDLGPDLKIKMADFNQDDLLEQFEDAPAIDRSPIFNTLYQHEYGTAGGEPYGLLLGDYQFDASDESVSLLRYMGETAAACHAPFVAAASPAMFELDSFDVFNEGKPVAPGFDSPAYAAWNSFRESDDARYVSLTLPQTIARLPYGKKGASVKSFDFEELDLDAEGNPRPTSNDQIVWSNAAYDMGLKMTQAYTATGWCTSIRGLENGGKVENLANLTYKSDAGDIQQQCPTEVNLTDEREKELSDLGFLPLVHYKSSDYAVFIGGQTTQKPKTYTDPDATANAAISARLPFIMASSRIAHYLKIMGRDKLGSNLEAADVERDLNMWISQFTNPGAIGNEQRAKTPLAESAIKVVEQPGKPGAYSAVAHLRPWLQMEALTTSVRMVAKIPG, encoded by the coding sequence ATGAGCACTGAACAAGAACAAGGTGCAGCACCGGAAGGCGAAGCGCAGGAGCTGAGTTTCCTCGACCGCGCCGTCGCTGCGACTACGCAAACAGCCCCGGATACCACCAAAGAGCTGATGTCTGTGCTGATGGACCAGGCATTGGACGGTACGGTGACCTGGGACAAAAATCTTACCAAAACCATAGAAAATGCCATTGCCGCCATTGACGGCAAGCTGTCCAAGCAGTTATCCGCCATTATGCAGCAGGATAAGTTCCAGAAGCTGGAAGGCAGCTGGCGTGGCCTGAACAAGCTGGTGAAGGAAAGTGATCTCGGTCCCGACCTGAAAATCAAGATGGCGGATTTTAACCAGGACGATTTGCTGGAGCAGTTTGAAGATGCGCCGGCGATTGACCGCAGTCCGATATTCAATACCCTGTACCAGCACGAATACGGCACCGCCGGCGGTGAACCTTATGGTTTACTGCTGGGTGACTACCAGTTTGACGCCAGCGACGAAAGCGTTTCCCTGTTGCGCTACATGGGTGAAACGGCGGCGGCCTGTCATGCGCCATTCGTGGCGGCGGCTTCTCCGGCCATGTTTGAACTGGACAGCTTTGACGTCTTTAACGAAGGCAAGCCGGTTGCTCCCGGCTTTGATTCCCCGGCTTATGCCGCCTGGAATTCTTTCCGTGAAAGCGACGATGCCCGCTACGTGTCTCTGACCCTGCCGCAAACCATCGCCCGCTTGCCTTACGGTAAAAAAGGCGCTTCGGTGAAGTCGTTCGATTTTGAAGAGCTGGATCTGGACGCCGAAGGCAACCCGAGACCCACCAGCAATGATCAGATCGTCTGGTCAAACGCCGCCTACGACATGGGACTGAAAATGACCCAGGCCTATACGGCTACCGGCTGGTGTACTTCTATCCGTGGCCTGGAAAACGGCGGTAAGGTGGAAAACCTGGCGAACCTGACCTACAAGTCGGATGCCGGTGATATCCAGCAGCAATGTCCTACCGAAGTGAACTTAACCGATGAGCGTGAAAAAGAGCTTAGCGATTTAGGTTTCCTGCCTTTAGTACATTACAAAAGTTCGGATTATGCCGTCTTTATCGGCGGTCAGACGACCCAGAAGCCGAAGACCTATACGGATCCCGATGCTACCGCCAATGCCGCCATTTCGGCGCGCCTGCCGTTTATTATGGCCAGCAGCCGCATCGCCCATTACCTGAAAATTATGGGACGCGACAAGCTGGGTTCTAACCTGGAAGCGGCGGATGTGGAACGCGATCTCAATATGTGGATCAGCCAGTTCACCAACCCGGGTGCTATCGGCAACGAACAAAGGGCGAAAACCCCGCTGGCGGAATCTGCCATCAAGGTGGTGGAGCAGCCGGGCAAACCGGGCGCCTACTCGGCCGTGGCCCACTTAAGACCTTGGTTACAGATGGAAGCCCTGACGACCTCTGTACGTATGGTTGCTAAAATACCGGGTTAA
- a CDS encoding type VI secretion system contractile sheath domain-containing protein: MTISINCLKELLALDSDKPEFLHQATAILINTASDKTGESHWDVSKLTALLIKLISEIDGKLSEQMSLILQHPDFQDLEARWSSISNLISVPFNKNRVKIKCLDYDWDVVSADVNLSPGLKYSQLYNKIGNNELNTLGGEPFGLMLVDHQICAELNDFSEYDDLYTLELLGALGQHCLCPIIMSPEDNFFGESDAKWLSDTSRVNKVINGPDYVSWQKLRQVDSSRFLGLTLPKMKIREPYSNHTCGFVFNEVMPENPEHYGLWGNAHFAFAATAVREFNRISWFGFLKSRWNDRLQGAVVNIPPLMTEHCWQYPEAKIRFFGHLAQFYAEQGFIPLSHSPLTDKYYFMDNHSVWRGPGTNDDKVLSLIQTTLICCRVAHYLKVQIRELLGSFVSAVECEQYLSKWLSKYVSNVSSGNDETLAKYPLRSARVKVREAKTSPGEYVCEVSLQPQYQFDMFAGQIMLTTDLAESA, translated from the coding sequence ATGACGATATCCATTAATTGCCTGAAAGAGCTGCTGGCCTTAGACAGCGACAAGCCGGAATTTCTGCACCAGGCGACGGCAATCCTCATCAACACCGCCAGTGACAAGACCGGTGAAAGCCACTGGGATGTTTCAAAATTAACGGCATTGCTGATCAAGCTGATTTCCGAGATAGACGGGAAGCTCAGCGAACAAATGTCGTTAATTTTGCAACATCCGGATTTCCAGGATCTGGAAGCCCGCTGGAGCAGCATCAGCAACCTGATTTCCGTGCCTTTTAATAAAAACCGGGTGAAGATTAAATGCCTGGATTACGACTGGGATGTGGTGTCCGCCGACGTCAATCTCTCGCCCGGGCTGAAATACAGCCAGTTATACAACAAGATAGGCAATAACGAGCTCAATACCTTAGGCGGGGAGCCCTTTGGCCTGATGCTGGTGGATCACCAGATCTGTGCCGAGCTCAATGATTTTTCCGAATATGACGACCTCTATACCCTGGAGCTGCTTGGCGCCCTGGGGCAGCATTGCTTATGCCCTATCATCATGTCGCCGGAAGATAATTTTTTCGGCGAAAGCGACGCCAAATGGTTAAGCGATACCAGCCGGGTCAACAAGGTGATCAACGGTCCCGATTATGTCAGCTGGCAGAAATTGCGCCAGGTGGACTCCAGTCGCTTTCTCGGCCTGACCCTGCCGAAAATGAAAATCCGTGAGCCCTACAGCAACCATACCTGCGGTTTTGTCTTTAACGAAGTGATGCCGGAAAACCCGGAGCACTATGGTTTATGGGGCAATGCCCATTTTGCCTTTGCCGCCACCGCCGTCCGCGAGTTTAACCGGATCAGCTGGTTCGGTTTTTTAAAGTCCCGCTGGAACGACCGGCTGCAGGGGGCGGTGGTCAATATTCCGCCGTTGATGACGGAACATTGCTGGCAGTACCCGGAGGCGAAAATCCGCTTTTTCGGCCACCTGGCGCAGTTTTATGCGGAGCAGGGTTTTATTCCCCTGTCCCACAGCCCGTTGACGGATAAATATTATTTTATGGATAACCACTCGGTCTGGCGGGGGCCGGGCACCAATGACGACAAAGTATTGTCCCTGATCCAGACCACGCTGATCTGCTGCCGTGTCGCCCATTACCTTAAGGTACAGATACGGGAATTGCTGGGCAGCTTTGTCTCGGCGGTGGAGTGCGAGCAGTACCTGTCGAAATGGTTGAGTAAATACGTGTCCAATGTTTCTTCCGGCAACGATGAAACCCTGGCGAAATACCCGCTGCGCAGCGCCCGGGTCAAGGTCCGGGAAGCGAAAACCTCGCCGGGGGAATATGTCTGCGAAGTATCGCTGCAGCCCCAGTACCAGTTCGATATGTTTGCCGGGCAAATCATGTTAACCACAGATCTGGCGGAGTCCGCCTGA
- the tssB gene encoding type VI secretion system contractile sheath small subunit, which translates to MALNSQQKRVSKNRVSITYDVETNGALETKELPFVVGVVGDFSADREDKVDVADREFFQIDKDNFDTVMKRVGPKLNLKVDNVLADDNSQIEANLNFDSMKDFTPEAIVEKVDALKKLVDTRNQLKVLLSKADRSRDLEKLLKEVLTDADTINSLSAELGVTTEGEA; encoded by the coding sequence ATGGCTTTAAATTCACAACAGAAACGAGTCAGTAAAAACCGCGTCAGCATTACCTATGACGTGGAAACCAACGGTGCCCTGGAAACAAAAGAATTGCCTTTTGTTGTCGGTGTCGTCGGTGATTTTTCGGCAGACAGGGAAGACAAGGTCGATGTTGCCGATCGCGAGTTTTTCCAGATAGATAAAGATAACTTTGACACTGTGATGAAACGTGTCGGTCCTAAGTTAAACCTTAAGGTTGACAATGTTTTAGCGGACGATAACAGTCAGATTGAAGCCAACTTAAACTTTGACTCCATGAAAGACTTCACGCCGGAAGCCATTGTTGAAAAAGTTGACGCCTTGAAAAAACTTGTGGATACCCGCAACCAGTTGAAAGTGCTGTTGAGCAAGGCGGATCGTTCCAGGGATCTGGAAAAGTTATTAAAAGAAGTCTTAACGGATGCCGATACTATCAATTCGCTTTCGGCTGAGTTAGGTGTCACTACCGAGGGGGAAGCGTAA
- a CDS encoding ImpA family type VI secretion system protein, protein MLEYQDLLTPISTESPTGIYLKSDRAVYRNLRNIFNAAQSSFRRLIETPDSSEDETLFEENQQNWQKLSDICRETLLESSKDIEVYCWWLMSLAFQKDSIGKIAGGLETLVPFMETFWPDVHPRISDEKLKSSEAQEQAREIAELQLRPFIQLLGESDNSGLLYMPLQMLPLVADIDHAAYFSATKSGKLAELKAQAQQNFSAVKNEVTATIKALGLALDSVEKLDTWIGKTCAELGISAVTCRFLKGNLNDCLEAIKYLVGNNYQVWPLDNVQQEQAEAQGSEEKSESAKNISNQTATEVTHSVGQVETVRQVMISSEQINNRDQAFQELRRLADYFNKAEPHSPVSFLLEKAIRWGYMSLPELMQELVAGNDKVLSQIAMVTGMDGEKTQLPESVPVVQPMAAVATAAAAPQEEIPSAGIEKPVEKEESKVSNETAADSGFQW, encoded by the coding sequence ATGTTAGAGTATCAAGATTTATTAACGCCAATTTCTACCGAGTCCCCGACCGGGATCTATCTAAAGAGTGATCGGGCGGTATACCGCAACCTGCGCAATATCTTTAATGCCGCGCAGTCTTCTTTCCGGCGCCTGATTGAAACCCCGGATTCATCGGAAGATGAAACCCTGTTTGAAGAAAACCAGCAAAACTGGCAAAAGCTGTCGGATATCTGCCGGGAAACCCTGCTGGAAAGCAGTAAAGATATCGAAGTGTACTGCTGGTGGCTGATGTCCCTGGCTTTCCAGAAAGATTCCATCGGCAAAATAGCCGGCGGCCTGGAAACCTTAGTTCCCTTTATGGAAACTTTTTGGCCGGACGTACACCCGCGTATTTCCGATGAAAAGTTAAAGTCCTCCGAGGCGCAGGAGCAGGCCAGGGAAATTGCCGAATTGCAGCTCAGGCCCTTTATCCAGTTGTTGGGGGAAAGCGATAACAGCGGTTTATTGTATATGCCGCTGCAAATGCTGCCGTTAGTGGCAGACATAGATCACGCCGCCTACTTCTCCGCCACCAAAAGCGGCAAGCTGGCGGAATTAAAGGCCCAGGCCCAGCAAAATTTTTCTGCGGTAAAAAACGAAGTAACCGCTACTATTAAAGCTTTGGGGCTGGCCCTGGATTCGGTAGAAAAATTAGATACCTGGATCGGCAAAACCTGTGCGGAACTTGGCATTAGCGCCGTGACCTGCCGTTTCCTTAAAGGCAACCTCAATGACTGCCTGGAAGCGATAAAGTACCTGGTGGGCAATAACTACCAGGTCTGGCCGCTTGATAATGTGCAACAGGAGCAGGCTGAAGCCCAGGGTTCGGAAGAAAAAAGCGAATCTGCGAAAAATATTAGCAACCAAACGGCAACAGAGGTTACTCACTCAGTAGGCCAAGTTGAAACCGTGCGTCAGGTGATGATTTCCAGCGAGCAGATAAACAACCGGGATCAGGCTTTTCAGGAGTTACGCAGACTCGCTGATTACTTTAATAAAGCCGAACCCCATAGCCCGGTTTCCTTTTTATTGGAAAAGGCGATTCGCTGGGGTTATATGTCGCTGCCGGAACTCATGCAGGAGCTGGTGGCGGGTAACGACAAGGTGTTAAGCCAGATTGCCATGGTGACCGGCATGGACGGCGAGAAAACCCAGTTACCGGAAAGTGTTCCGGTAGTCCAGCCGATGGCTGCAGTGGCAACCGCGGCGGCAGCACCGCAAGAAGAAATTCCTTCGGCAGGCATTGAAAAACCTGTTGAAAAAGAAGAAAGTAAAGTAAGTAACGAAACGGCAGCCGATTCCGGATTCCAGTGGTAA
- a CDS encoding Hcp family type VI secretion system effector: MASIYMRIDGNDTIKGSATVTDIGGKKGFFALESTSWSAMRNVSVDIGNADNNDGGMVALGEIQCSKQLDGASPFITTFLFSPGEEGKKIEIVFTKPDRGGKGLIPYLIVTLENARISSYSVSGSDGSQPGENFAMTYSTIAQTYYVESEGGKVEKAAEVAFNTQTAEITSQADLK, from the coding sequence ATGGCTTCAATTTACATGAGAATAGACGGTAACGATACAATCAAAGGTTCAGCAACCGTTACAGATATCGGTGGTAAGAAAGGATTTTTTGCTCTTGAGTCGACTTCATGGAGCGCAATGCGTAATGTTAGCGTTGATATCGGTAATGCCGACAACAATGACGGCGGTATGGTTGCCCTGGGCGAGATCCAGTGTTCCAAGCAGTTGGACGGCGCCAGTCCCTTTATCACTACCTTCCTGTTTTCGCCGGGCGAAGAAGGTAAAAAGATTGAAATCGTCTTCACCAAACCGGACCGCGGCGGTAAAGGTCTGATCCCTTACCTGATCGTGACCCTGGAAAATGCCCGTATCTCCAGCTACAGCGTTTCCGGCAGCGACGGCAGCCAGCCGGGTGAAAACTTCGCCATGACTTACTCAACTATCGCGCAAACCTACTATGTAGAAAGCGAAGGCGGTAAAGTTGAGAAAGCGGCTGAAGTTGCCTTTAACACCCAAACGGCTGAAATTACTTCACAAGCAGATCTGAAGTAG
- a CDS encoding GPW/gp25 family protein yields MVFIRTFIKDYPGDEDTPLLRSIKYNLKQLLESEAPLTVLDRDLKACRQSILAYGVEDIQSLNYQLGKGIFITRIKQLIQDFEQRIENLEITILSNEEKQNAIRFIIAGDLVNGQEFQLNSLLNISDFSITLEDDLV; encoded by the coding sequence ATGGTATTTATCCGTACTTTTATCAAGGATTATCCCGGGGATGAAGACACGCCCCTGCTCAGATCCATCAAATATAACTTAAAGCAGCTGCTGGAAAGCGAAGCGCCGCTGACGGTGCTGGACCGGGATCTCAAAGCCTGCCGGCAGTCTATCCTGGCCTACGGGGTGGAAGACATCCAGAGCCTGAACTACCAGCTGGGCAAGGGTATTTTTATTACCCGCATCAAGCAGCTGATCCAGGATTTTGAACAAAGAATAGAAAATCTGGAAATCACGATATTGAGCAATGAAGAAAAACAGAACGCCATACGTTTTATTATCGCCGGCGACCTGGTGAACGGGCAGGAGTTCCAGCTTAACAGCCTGCTTAATATCAGCGACTTTAGTATTACCCTGGAGGATGATCTTGTCTGA